A single Oncorhynchus tshawytscha isolate Ot180627B linkage group LG01, Otsh_v2.0, whole genome shotgun sequence DNA region contains:
- the LOC112237516 gene encoding regulator of G-protein signaling 16, whose product MCKGLALSSTCLERAKELKSRMVNFLQKSNWSLSSCKIGKTRPTLEECMRWKESFEKLLSNKHGLIAFTDFLVSEFSEENIAFYFACEDFRSTKSAAKLATKAQRIYDEFICTDAPREVNIDHETRDITRANLKDPSTSCFDMAQHRIYLLMAKDCYPRFLRSPAYKDHISQLCAKCTSTSKKA is encoded by the exons ATGTGTAAAGGACTAGCTCTGTCTTCCACCTGCCTAGAAAG GGCCAAGGAACTGAAATCAAGAATGGTCAACTTTCTGCAAAAATCAAACTGGAGTCTATCAAGCTGCAAAATAGGCAAAACTAGACCTACTCTGGAAGAATGCATGAGGTGGAAAGAGTCTTTCGAAAAGCTGCTGTCCAATAAAC atGGACTGATAGCCTTCACAGATTTCCTGGTGTCAGAGTTCAGTGAGGAAAACATTGCGTTCTACTTTGCCTGTGAGGACTTCAGGAGCACTAAGTCTGCTGCCAAGCTGGCCACCAAAGCCCAGAGAATCTATGATGAGTTCATCTGCACCGACGCCCCCCGAGAG GTGAACATTGACCACGAGACTCGTGACATCACCAGGGCCAACCTGAAAGATCCATCTACGTCCTGTTTCGACATGGCCCAGCACAGGATCTATCTTCTCATGGCAAAGGACTGCTACCCTCGATTCCTCCGTTCCCCAGCTTACAAAGACCATATCAGCCAGCTCTGTGCCAAGTGCACATCCACCTCCAAGAAGGCGTGA